Part of the Nicotiana sylvestris chromosome 5, ASM39365v2, whole genome shotgun sequence genome is shown below.
ATCTTCGTGAATTTTTGCAACAAGAACAAAAACGAATAATCGATAAAAGAAGTCAACAATTTTAACAACCACAAGCACAACAAACTTCTACCCTGTCCTTTCagtattttggtaattttggtgcACTTAGAAATGACATAGGGGATTACTAAACTTACCTTTTATGTTTTTTAATGTaatttcaattttaacttatCCTCCTTTGATGTACTTTAATtataatgtatttttattttatgtattgttaattttcttttttaaattttagttttcacTTTTCAATTTCAGCAACATTAGATatcttacatttgcattttttatttttaaataatggttatgtttctttttatacaattatagtaataataaaattaacttataattttatataaatataatatatacaaaaattaatatatcaaaaaaataggatataaaattaaaattataaaaatcttaatagaaaaattaattatatacacaatatatgataaattaaaaatccaaaaaataaaaagatgaataaaataataataaaccaAATTTGGTGTGATGAATAGTGTTGCACCAAATTTGATGCAACACTATTCATGCTCTATAATGGTGCAAGATTTGGTGTTCCATTGGAGCAAAAAAACACCAAATTTTGCACCAAATTTGGATTTggtgcaaaatttggtgcaaccTTGGAGATGGCCTAAGTATGTCATTAAGCAAATTATGCTGAGATTAGTTATACTGTAATTAGTTATGGTGGAATTAATTATGTTAAAAAGACAATATATAGACGCTttcaaaataataacaaaaaaatatatatgttttttatATATACACATTCTCTATTTTATCTCTAAAAATTATAGGTATTGTACATTTTTTTGGCTACCAAATGTAAATAGTTTTTTCGGCTATCAAATGTAAATAGTTTTGTGGCGTGAGGTAAAAGTGAAAAAAGCCCATTAATTATTCTGGTGTTATTTCTTATTGACTATTTGGTATATGTTGTATTAATCCTTGTATTGTCAGTTTTATTGCTTTATCCTGAGATTATTATTCCTCCTTCTGGCATGTATAAATTATTCAGATACAATTTTTAATCATAGGATAATTTATCTCAGAATTGCATTATTAAATTTTTATCccaaaattatttttacttatccttcataccaaacaacccctaagAGTATAGAACGGAAAATTATAAAGTTAAATTGTATCTAATTTATAGGTACCTATAAGAAGGAATAGAGGAAGTATTATATATTTTCAGATATCTTGAAAAAtgatttgttttgtttttgaactAAATATTGCAGGCCAGTGACGATGTTGCTCTATCCTTTGTAAGTGTTTTAAATTGTTATATTTATGTTTAAAAAAATCCTCTTTTTTTCTTATAAAATCATTTTCaggatattttttaaaaaaattttttGGGTGATTTATTATATAGGTATGCATCAGTAGTAGCAATTGAGACTACTGACAAGTTAGATGATGAACAATGGCTTGCTTATTGGATTTTCTATTCTTTTCTTACACTCATGGAAATGGTCCTTCAACCAGTTCTTGAATGGtaagttagttttttctttttcttttttttttaagttattgagaaaataaaaaaggcAGTCCGGTGCAAGATAGGGTATGAGAAAGGACCGCACCCCTTGGGTGTGATGTAGGCAGTTAAccctaatgcaagtattagtgaCTGATTCCATGGCTTGAACACGTGATCTATAGGTCACGGGGTAATAACTTTACCAAGggggtgtgatgtaggcagccaaccctaatgcaagtattagtggCTGATTCCACGAGTTGAACACGTGACCGATTGGTTACACGGGAACAACTTCACCGATGTTCCAAGGCTACCCTTCAAAATTATTGTGAAAGTAATTAAAAATTGAAAGACTAGTAACTATGGAGATTTTTCTTTTGTGTGGAGAAAActgatttattatttatttgttatttggaaAAATAGGATACCAATATGGTATGATGTGAAGTTGATATTTGTGGCATGGCTAGTTCTACCACAGTTCAGAGGAGCAGCTTTTATATATGATAAGTTTGTTAGGGAAAGGATAATCAAGAGATATAGAGAATCACAGCAGCACCATAACAAGTCTCCTAAAGGCAAGTCCAAGACTAAATTTGTGGACTTCATCACTTCCAAAAAGGTCAGTTCAAGCAAGTAATTATTAGAGTTATGATATGTGGTAATTAATATTTCATATacagggcagcccggtgcactaagctcccgttatGTGCGGGGTTCGAGGAAGGGTCGGATCAGAAGGGTCTATACAAGTACTAATATACACACACTTCAATCACAAGTCCTATATTAAAGTCTTGATTGTTCAAGGAAATTAAAATAACCTCATAAGTACTAtcgggtggggtggggtggggtgggtggGGGTTTAAAAGTAGGAACATGTTGCTTTCAAGAAGGTTATTCATCACTTTGACGTTTATTcaaagagttt
Proteins encoded:
- the LOC104242522 gene encoding HVA22-like protein e translates to MGYFWTLMCHLHTLAGPVTMLLYPLYASVVAIETTDKLDDEQWLAYWIFYSFLTLMEMVLQPVLEWIPIWYDVKLIFVAWLVLPQFRGAAFIYDKFVRERIIKRYRESQQHHNKSPKGKSKTKFVDFITSKKGEHEAY